The following are encoded together in the Scomber japonicus isolate fScoJap1 chromosome 20, fScoJap1.pri, whole genome shotgun sequence genome:
- the LOC128381081 gene encoding microfibril-associated glycoprotein 4-like yields the protein MKLVSVFLLLLAPVLTCCLPLVLPLDCSDIHNNDNSQLSGVYTIYPIGATSAVQVYCDMDSDGGGWTVFQRRMDGSVNFYRPWDHYKKGFGSAAGEYWLGLESLFHLTLRKKFELLVDMEDFSGNKVFARYSSFSIDPESHGYRLHVSGFTDGGAGDSLSFHNGQKFSTFDKDQDSYSGHCARKYLAAFWYNECHRANPNGVYRWGADGTIYGVGVEWTIWKGYDYSLKTISMKIRPVQ from the exons ATGAAG ctggtttcagtcttcctcctcctcctggctccAGTGTTGACCTGCTGCTTACCTCTCGTCCTCCCGCTGGACTGCAGTGACATCCATAACAATGACAACAGCCAACTCAGTGGAGTGTACACCATCTATCCCATCGGAGCCACGTCTGCTGTCCAG gtgtactgTGACATGGACTCAGATGGAGGAGGCTGGACG gtgttccagaggaggatGGACGGCTCGGTGAACTTCTACAGGCCCTGGGATCACTACAAGAAGGGCTTTGGTAGCGCTGCTGGAGAGTACTGGCTGG gcctgGAGAGTCTCTTCCATCTGACTCTGAGGAAAAAGTTTGAGCTGCTGGTCGACATGGAGGACTTCAGTGGGAACAAAGTGTTTGCTCGTTACTCCTCGTTCTCCATCGACCCAGAGTCCCACGGATACAGACTGCATGTGTCTGGATtcactgatggaggagcag gAGACTCCCTGAGTTTTCACAACGGACAGAAGTTCTCCACCTTCGACAAAGACCAGGACTCCTACAGCGGTCACTGTGCCAGAAAATACTTGGCGGCATTCTGGTACAATGAATGTCACCGTGCAAACCCCAACGGGGTTTATCGCTGGGGGGCTGATGGCACCATCTACGGTGTAGGAGTGGAGTGGACCATCTGGAAGGGTTATGACTACTCCCTGAAGACCATCAGCATGAAGATTCGTCCTGTGCAGTAA
- the LOC128381075 gene encoding microfibril-associated glycoprotein 4-like, producing the protein MDSDGGGWTVFQRRMDGSVNFYRPWDQYKMGFGKAAGEYWLGLDNLFRLTNSRRNELRVDMEDFSGNKAFARYSSFSIDPESHGYRLHVSGFTDGGAGDALSYHNGQKFTTFDKDQDSHSGNCASLQLGAFWYVGCSNTNPNGVYRWGYDDAVYRVGVEWLHWKGSNYSLKAISMKIRPVQ; encoded by the exons ATGGACTCAGATGGAGGAGGCTGGACG gtgttccagaggaggatGGACGGCTCGGTGAACTTCTACAGGCCCTGGGATCAATACAAGATGGGCTTTGGTAAAGCTGCTGGAGAGTATTGGCTGG gcctgGACAATCTCTTTCGACTGACCAACAGTAGAAGAAACGAGCTTCGCGTCGACATGGAGGACTTCAGTGGGAACAAAGCGTTTGCTCGTTACTCCTCGTTCTCCATCGACCCAGAGTCCCACGGATACAGACTGCATGTGTCTGGATtcactgatggaggagcag GAGACGCCCTGAGTTATCACAACGGACAGAAGTTCACCACCTTCGACAAAGACCAGGACTCTCACAGCGGTAACTGTGCGAGTCTCCAACTGGGGGCGTTCTGGTACGTCGGCTGTTCCAATACAAACCCCAATGGCGTTTATCGCTGGGGGTATGATGACGCTGTCTATCGTGTAGGAGTGGAGTGGCTCCACTGGAAGGGCAGTAACTACTCCCTGAAGGCCATCAGCATGAAGATTCGTCCTGTGCAGTAA